Proteins from a genomic interval of Burkholderia cepacia GG4:
- a CDS encoding Smr/MutS family protein, translated as MAKNQPHPSDPAKRKIAARPVTPAPETPPPAPDPAALRGQGLAGLGALRKSLQGEAERRERTRVETAKAERKAEADANLFRNEIGTIRPLNAPPRASSGRTPPDPVPKQTQRDEEAVLNATLSDEFDPETLLDSDDSLYYHRPGISRDVVRKLRSGAWIVQAQIDLHGMRRDEARDALAEFIREAGKKGLRCLRVIHGKGLGSIGKEPVLKGKVRAWLVQKEEVIAFCEARDNDGGAGAVLVLLQPHAAPADRGPRAAS; from the coding sequence ATGGCGAAGAACCAGCCCCATCCCAGCGATCCCGCGAAGCGGAAGATCGCAGCCCGTCCCGTGACCCCGGCGCCCGAGACGCCACCGCCCGCCCCCGATCCGGCCGCGTTGCGCGGCCAGGGCCTCGCGGGCCTCGGCGCGTTGCGCAAGTCGCTGCAAGGCGAAGCCGAGCGCCGCGAGCGCACGCGCGTCGAAACCGCGAAGGCCGAACGCAAGGCCGAAGCCGACGCGAACCTGTTCCGCAACGAAATCGGCACGATCCGGCCGCTGAACGCGCCGCCGCGCGCGTCGTCGGGCCGCACGCCGCCCGACCCCGTGCCGAAGCAGACGCAGCGCGACGAGGAAGCCGTGCTGAACGCGACGCTGTCCGACGAATTCGATCCCGAGACGCTGCTCGACAGTGACGATTCGCTGTATTACCACCGCCCCGGCATCAGCCGCGACGTCGTGCGCAAGCTGCGCAGCGGCGCGTGGATCGTGCAGGCGCAGATCGACCTGCACGGGATGCGGCGCGACGAGGCGCGCGATGCGCTCGCCGAATTCATCCGCGAAGCCGGCAAGAAGGGGCTGCGCTGCCTGCGCGTGATCCACGGCAAGGGGCTCGGCTCGATCGGCAAGGAACCCGTGCTGAAAGGCAAGGTGCGCGCGTGGCTCGTGCAGAAGGAAGAGGTGATCGCGTTCTGCGAGGCACGCGACAACGACGGCGGTGCAGGCGCGGTGCTCGTGCTGCTGCAGCCGCATGCGGCGCCGGCCGATCGGGGGCCGCGTGCCGCATCCTAG
- a CDS encoding trimeric intracellular cation channel family protein → MRRRPIGGRVPHPRLTLAIAVLEAIATLAFAISGFIEARKNRLDSVGTFVVALATAFGGGTLRDILLERRPFYWVVHDDYVIAIFVLALFAPFVLRMLSRLSAERLLLIADAIGLGIFSISGTAIALDAEMPRFIAVMMGVITGVVGGIVRDVLCNDIPLILRDSRPYATCAFVGCWFYLLLVWLQFDSVYSVLLATGFILVARLATFKFDVRLPH, encoded by the coding sequence ATGCGGCGCCGGCCGATCGGGGGCCGCGTGCCGCATCCTAGGCTGACGCTCGCGATCGCGGTACTGGAGGCGATCGCCACGCTGGCCTTCGCAATCTCGGGGTTCATCGAAGCGCGCAAGAACCGCCTCGACTCGGTCGGCACGTTCGTCGTCGCGCTCGCGACCGCGTTCGGCGGCGGCACGCTGCGCGACATCCTGCTCGAGCGCCGCCCGTTCTACTGGGTCGTGCACGACGACTACGTGATCGCGATCTTCGTGCTCGCGCTGTTCGCACCGTTCGTGCTGCGGATGCTGTCGCGGCTGTCGGCCGAACGGCTGTTGCTGATCGCCGACGCGATCGGGCTCGGCATCTTCAGCATCTCGGGCACGGCGATCGCGCTCGACGCCGAGATGCCGCGCTTCATCGCGGTGATGATGGGCGTGATCACGGGCGTGGTCGGCGGGATCGTCCGCGACGTGCTGTGCAACGACATTCCGCTGATCCTGCGCGATTCGCGGCCGTACGCGACCTGCGCGTTCGTCGGCTGCTGGTTCTACCTGTTGCTCGTGTGGCTGCAGTTCGACTCGGTGTACAGCGTGCTGCTCGCGACCGGCTTCATCCTCGTCGCGCGGCTCGCGACGTTCAAGTTCGACGTGCGGTTGCCGCACTGA
- the lolA gene encoding outer membrane lipoprotein chaperone LolA, giving the protein MQQLSFVPSLRSTRRWLGAALAGASLMLAATHACAGGTEQLKAFVSQVRSAKGDFTQQIVKAPAKGASAAQVVPKSNDNSSGTFVFARPGKFIWTYQKPYQQVLQADGDKLYVYDRDLNQVTERKLNGALGASPAAILFGSNDLDKNYTLRDAGEKGGIEWLEMLPKAQDTQFQRIGIGFRNGTLAAMELHDVFGNVTLLTFTNIQTNPPLKSDTFKFVVPKGADVITG; this is encoded by the coding sequence ATGCAGCAACTTTCGTTCGTCCCTTCCCTTCGTTCGACGCGGCGCTGGCTCGGCGCGGCGCTCGCCGGCGCATCGCTGATGCTCGCGGCGACGCACGCGTGCGCGGGCGGCACCGAGCAACTGAAGGCCTTCGTGTCGCAAGTGCGTTCGGCGAAAGGCGATTTCACGCAGCAGATCGTCAAGGCGCCGGCCAAGGGCGCGAGCGCCGCGCAGGTCGTGCCGAAGTCGAACGACAATTCGAGCGGCACGTTCGTGTTCGCGCGTCCGGGCAAGTTCATCTGGACGTACCAGAAGCCGTACCAGCAAGTGCTGCAGGCTGACGGCGACAAGCTCTACGTGTACGACCGCGACCTGAACCAGGTCACCGAGCGCAAGCTGAACGGCGCGCTGGGCGCGAGCCCGGCCGCGATCCTGTTCGGCAGCAACGATCTCGACAAGAACTACACGCTGCGCGATGCCGGCGAGAAGGGCGGTATCGAGTGGCTCGAGATGCTGCCGAAGGCGCAGGACACGCAATTCCAGCGGATCGGCATCGGCTTCCGCAACGGCACGCTCGCCGCGATGGAACTGCACGACGTGTTCGGCAACGTCACGCTCCTCACGTTTACGAACATCCAGACGAACCCGCCGCTGAAGAGCGATACGTTCAAGTTCGTCGTGCCGAAGGGCGCCGACGTGATCACCGGCTGA
- a CDS encoding DNA translocase FtsK has protein sequence MAKAPYSAQAQALPHRMSKLLTEIRWILQVALCAFLVMALLSYSRRDPSWTHAAQVDHISNWAGRVGAWTADIILLLFGLSAYWLVVPLARRIAVNYRRITRHEAVADEPERPIGWLTEIFAFVLVVLACDGIEALRMWSLKVQLPRAPGGVIGEAVAGALSHAFGFTGGTLLLLIALAIGLSLYFRFSWLSVAERVGGAILSAVNVAKLRREAERDRKLGEAAAVRREGKVEEERVRIEDHEPVTIVPPVVTPAKSERVERERQVPLFTDLPGDSTLPPVSLLDPAPKTQEAISADTLEFTSRLIEKKLKDFGVEASVVAAYPGPVVTRYEIEPATGVKGSQIVNLAKDLARSLSLVSIRVVETIPGKNYMALELPNQRRQTVHLSEIIGSEVYAAASSALTLSLGKDIGGKPVCADLAKMPHLLVAGTTGSGKSVGINAMILSLLYKATAEQVRLILIDPKMLEMSVYEGIPHLLCPVVTDMRQAGHALNWTVAEMERRYKLMSKLGVRNLAGYNNKIEEAAKREEKIPNPFSLTPDDPEPLGRLPNIVVVIDELADLMMVVGKKVEELIARIAQKARAAGIHLILATQRPSVDVITGLIKANVPTRIAFQVSSKIDSRTILDQMGAESLLGMGDMLYLAPGTGLPVRVHGAFVADDEVHRVVDKLKEQGEPNYVEGLLEGGTVDGDEGSAGAGTGEGGGESDPLYDQAVEIVVKNRRASISLVQRHLRIGYNRAARLLEQMEQSGLVSAMSSSGNREILVPARDAE, from the coding sequence ATGGCAAAAGCTCCTTATTCCGCCCAGGCACAGGCGTTGCCGCACCGGATGTCGAAGCTCCTCACGGAGATCCGCTGGATTCTCCAGGTCGCGCTCTGCGCTTTTCTGGTGATGGCCCTGTTGAGCTACAGCCGGCGCGATCCGAGCTGGACGCACGCCGCGCAGGTGGACCACATCTCGAACTGGGCCGGCCGCGTCGGCGCCTGGACGGCCGACATCATCCTGCTGCTGTTCGGCCTGTCGGCCTATTGGCTGGTCGTGCCGCTCGCACGGCGCATCGCGGTCAACTACCGGCGCATCACGCGTCACGAGGCGGTCGCCGACGAACCCGAGCGGCCGATCGGCTGGCTCACCGAGATCTTCGCGTTCGTGCTCGTCGTGCTCGCGTGCGACGGCATCGAGGCGCTGCGGATGTGGTCGCTGAAGGTGCAGTTGCCGCGCGCGCCGGGCGGCGTGATCGGCGAAGCCGTGGCGGGCGCGTTGTCGCACGCGTTCGGCTTCACCGGCGGCACGCTGCTGCTGCTGATCGCGCTCGCGATCGGCCTGTCGCTGTATTTTCGCTTCTCGTGGCTGTCGGTCGCCGAGCGTGTCGGCGGCGCGATCCTGTCCGCCGTCAACGTCGCGAAGCTGCGCCGCGAGGCCGAGCGCGACCGCAAGCTCGGCGAGGCCGCGGCCGTGCGCCGCGAGGGCAAGGTCGAAGAGGAGCGCGTGCGGATCGAGGATCACGAGCCCGTGACGATCGTGCCGCCGGTCGTCACGCCGGCGAAGTCCGAGCGCGTCGAGCGCGAGCGCCAGGTGCCGCTCTTCACCGACCTGCCGGGCGATTCGACGCTGCCGCCGGTGTCGCTGCTCGATCCGGCGCCGAAGACGCAGGAGGCGATTTCCGCCGATACGCTCGAATTCACGTCGCGCCTGATCGAGAAGAAGCTGAAGGACTTCGGCGTCGAGGCGAGCGTTGTCGCCGCGTATCCGGGCCCGGTCGTCACGCGCTACGAGATCGAGCCGGCCACCGGCGTGAAGGGCAGCCAGATCGTCAACCTCGCGAAGGATCTCGCACGTTCGCTGTCGCTCGTGTCGATCCGCGTGGTCGAGACGATCCCCGGCAAGAACTACATGGCGCTCGAGTTGCCGAACCAGCGCCGCCAGACCGTGCACCTGTCCGAGATCATCGGCTCGGAAGTCTATGCGGCCGCGTCGTCGGCGCTGACCTTGAGCCTCGGCAAGGACATCGGCGGCAAGCCGGTGTGCGCGGATCTCGCGAAGATGCCGCACCTGCTGGTGGCCGGCACGACCGGTTCGGGCAAGTCGGTCGGGATCAACGCGATGATCCTGTCGCTGTTGTACAAGGCGACCGCCGAGCAGGTGCGCCTGATCCTGATCGATCCGAAGATGCTCGAAATGAGCGTCTACGAAGGCATCCCGCACCTGCTGTGCCCGGTCGTCACCGACATGCGCCAGGCCGGCCATGCGCTGAACTGGACGGTCGCGGAGATGGAGCGTCGCTACAAGCTGATGAGCAAGCTCGGCGTGCGCAACCTCGCGGGCTACAACAACAAGATCGAGGAAGCGGCGAAGCGCGAGGAAAAGATTCCGAACCCGTTCAGCCTGACGCCGGACGATCCCGAACCGCTCGGCCGCCTGCCGAACATCGTCGTCGTGATCGACGAGCTGGCCGACCTGATGATGGTCGTCGGCAAGAAGGTCGAGGAACTGATCGCGCGGATCGCGCAGAAGGCGCGCGCGGCCGGCATCCACCTGATCCTCGCGACGCAGCGTCCGTCCGTCGACGTGATCACGGGCCTGATCAAGGCAAACGTGCCGACGCGGATCGCGTTCCAGGTCTCGTCGAAGATCGATTCCCGCACGATTCTCGACCAGATGGGCGCCGAATCGCTGCTCGGGATGGGCGACATGCTCTACCTGGCGCCGGGCACCGGGTTGCCGGTGCGCGTGCACGGCGCGTTCGTCGCCGACGACGAAGTGCATCGCGTCGTCGATAAGCTCAAGGAGCAGGGCGAGCCGAACTACGTCGAAGGGCTGCTCGAGGGCGGCACGGTCGACGGCGACGAGGGCTCGGCCGGCGCGGGAACCGGTGAAGGCGGCGGCGAGTCTGATCCGCTGTACGACCAGGCGGTCGAGATCGTCGTCAAGAACCGCCGCGCGTCGATCTCGCTCGTGCAGCGTCATCTGCGGATCGGCTATAACCGCGCGGCGCGGCTGCTCGAGCAGATGGAGCAGTCGGGGCTCGTGTCGGCGATGTCGTCGAGCGGCAACCGCGAAATTCTTGTGCCGGCGCGCGACGCGGAATGA
- a CDS encoding carbohydrate ABC transporter permease, producing the protein MAAPLSGNGSGAAVARRTSPMSAFADRWMPKLVLAPSVAIAVVFIYGFILITGYLSLTNSRLLPNYEFDGFGRYTDLFQNDVWWTSAANLGWFGIPFIVICVSLGLFLAILLDQRIRTEGALRAIFLYPMALSFIVTGTAWQWILNPGLGLEKVMHDWGWTSFSFGWLDDPDKAIFCIVIAAVWQSTGFVMALFLAGLRGVDSEIFKAAQVDGATLPTIYRKIVIPSMRPVFFSVLLILCHITIKTFDLVVALTAGGPGTSSSLPAMFMYTFSFNRGQLGLGAASSVMMLATVVAVLVPLMYMESRSTRNAA; encoded by the coding sequence GTGGCTGCCCCTCTTAGCGGAAACGGATCCGGCGCTGCCGTCGCACGACGCACGTCGCCGATGTCGGCCTTCGCCGATCGCTGGATGCCGAAACTCGTGCTCGCGCCGAGCGTCGCGATCGCCGTGGTGTTCATCTACGGCTTCATCCTGATTACCGGCTATCTGTCGCTGACCAATTCGCGGCTGTTGCCGAACTACGAATTCGACGGCTTCGGCCGTTACACCGACCTGTTCCAGAACGACGTGTGGTGGACCTCCGCCGCGAACCTCGGCTGGTTCGGGATTCCGTTCATCGTGATCTGCGTCTCGCTCGGACTGTTCCTGGCGATCCTGCTCGACCAGCGGATCCGCACCGAAGGCGCGCTGCGCGCGATCTTCCTGTACCCGATGGCGCTGTCGTTCATCGTCACGGGCACCGCCTGGCAGTGGATCCTGAACCCGGGCCTCGGGCTCGAGAAGGTGATGCACGACTGGGGCTGGACGAGCTTCTCGTTCGGCTGGCTCGACGATCCGGACAAGGCGATCTTCTGTATCGTGATCGCCGCCGTATGGCAGTCGACCGGCTTCGTGATGGCGCTGTTCCTCGCGGGTCTGCGCGGTGTCGACAGCGAGATCTTCAAGGCCGCGCAGGTCGACGGCGCGACGCTGCCGACCATCTACCGCAAGATCGTGATCCCGAGCATGCGCCCCGTGTTCTTCTCGGTGCTGCTGATCCTCTGCCACATCACGATCAAGACCTTCGACCTCGTCGTCGCGCTGACGGCGGGCGGCCCCGGCACGTCGTCGTCGCTGCCGGCCATGTTCATGTACACGTTTTCGTTCAACCGCGGCCAGCTCGGGCTCGGCGCGGCGTCGTCGGTGATGATGCTCGCGACCGTGGTCGCGGTGCTGGTGCCGCTGATGTATATGGAATCGAGGAGCACCCGCAATGCAGCCTAA
- a CDS encoding carbohydrate ABC transporter permease — translation MQPKMTISRAVIYAALILFALYFLFPIYVMLSTSFKDLDQLRTGNLLTPPTHWTFDPWVKAWSGACTGVRCDGMKPFFLNSLQMVIPAVLISSLIGAFNGYVLTHWRFRGADALFTMMLVGCFIPFQVILLPMARLQGMLGLANTIPGLVFVHVVYGIAFTTMFFRNFYVSVPAELVKAARIDGAGFFTIFTKILLPVSLPIFMVCLIWQFTQIWNDFLFGIVFSGVDSMPITVALNNLVNTSTGVKEYNVDMAGAIIAALPTLLVYVVAGRYFVRGLTAGAVKG, via the coding sequence ATGCAGCCTAAGATGACGATCAGCCGGGCAGTGATCTATGCGGCGTTGATCCTGTTCGCGCTGTATTTCCTGTTCCCGATCTACGTGATGCTGTCGACGTCGTTCAAGGACCTCGACCAGCTGCGCACCGGCAACCTGCTGACGCCGCCGACGCACTGGACCTTCGACCCGTGGGTGAAGGCATGGAGCGGCGCGTGCACCGGCGTGCGCTGCGACGGGATGAAGCCGTTCTTCCTGAACTCGCTGCAGATGGTGATCCCGGCCGTGCTGATCTCGTCGCTGATCGGCGCGTTCAACGGCTACGTGCTCACGCACTGGCGCTTTCGCGGCGCGGATGCGCTGTTCACGATGATGCTGGTCGGCTGCTTCATCCCGTTCCAGGTGATCCTGCTGCCGATGGCGCGCCTGCAGGGGATGCTCGGCCTCGCGAACACGATTCCGGGCCTGGTGTTCGTGCACGTCGTGTACGGGATCGCGTTCACGACGATGTTCTTCCGCAACTTCTACGTGAGCGTGCCGGCCGAACTCGTGAAGGCCGCGCGGATCGACGGCGCGGGTTTCTTCACGATCTTCACGAAGATCCTGCTGCCGGTGTCGCTGCCGATCTTCATGGTGTGCCTGATCTGGCAATTCACGCAGATCTGGAACGACTTCCTGTTCGGGATCGTGTTCTCCGGCGTCGATTCGATGCCGATCACGGTTGCGCTGAACAACCTCGTCAACACGTCGACGGGCGTGAAGGAATACAACGTCGACATGGCCGGCGCGATCATCGCCGCGCTGCCGACGCTGCTGGTCTACGTGGTCGCCGGCCGCTACTTCGTGCGCGGGCTCACGGCAGGCGCGGTGAAGGGGTAA
- a CDS encoding ABC transporter ATP-binding protein, protein MASLSIRDVYKTYPNGVPVLKGVDIEIEDGQFLILVGGSGCGKSTLLNMIAGLETVTSGEIRIDGKVVNDLSPKDRDIAMVFQSYALYPSMTVRENISFGLNIRKVPKSEQLQIVERVSAMLQIQHLLDRKPGQLSGGQRQRVAMGRALARDPSLFLFDEPLSNLDAKLRIEMRAEIKLLHQRLGTTIVYVTHDQIEAMTLGDRIAVMKDGVVQQFGAPQEIYDSPSNLFVAGFIGAPPMNFINGKLVEQGSGIALEIDTGLARGALNLPFDAKRMNGHVGREVILGLRPERITDARNAHHGEASKLQPIDVRVDVTEPTGPDTHVFAQVNGKRIVSRVHPAANPQPGQTQSLLFDVSKAVLFDPASEERIA, encoded by the coding sequence ATGGCAAGCCTTTCCATCCGTGACGTGTACAAGACCTACCCGAACGGGGTGCCGGTCCTGAAGGGTGTCGACATCGAGATCGAGGACGGTCAGTTCCTGATCCTGGTCGGCGGGTCGGGCTGCGGGAAGTCGACGCTGCTCAACATGATCGCCGGGCTCGAGACGGTCACGAGCGGCGAGATCCGCATCGACGGCAAGGTCGTCAACGACCTGTCGCCGAAGGATCGCGACATCGCGATGGTGTTCCAGTCGTACGCACTGTATCCGTCGATGACGGTGCGCGAGAACATCTCGTTCGGCCTGAACATCCGCAAGGTGCCGAAGAGCGAGCAGCTGCAGATCGTCGAGCGCGTATCGGCGATGCTGCAGATCCAGCATCTGCTCGACCGCAAGCCGGGCCAGCTGTCGGGCGGCCAGCGGCAGCGCGTCGCGATGGGCCGCGCGCTCGCGCGCGATCCGTCGCTGTTCCTGTTCGACGAGCCGCTGTCGAACCTCGACGCGAAGCTGCGCATCGAGATGCGCGCGGAAATCAAGCTGCTGCACCAGCGCCTCGGCACGACGATCGTCTACGTGACGCACGACCAGATCGAGGCGATGACGCTCGGCGACCGGATCGCGGTGATGAAGGACGGCGTGGTCCAGCAGTTCGGCGCGCCGCAGGAGATCTACGATTCGCCGTCGAACCTGTTCGTCGCGGGCTTCATCGGCGCGCCGCCGATGAACTTCATCAACGGCAAGCTGGTCGAGCAGGGCAGCGGGATCGCGCTCGAGATCGACACGGGCCTCGCGCGCGGCGCGCTGAACCTGCCGTTCGACGCGAAGCGGATGAACGGCCACGTCGGCCGCGAGGTGATCCTCGGCCTGCGTCCGGAGCGCATCACCGACGCGCGCAACGCGCACCACGGCGAGGCGTCGAAGCTGCAGCCGATCGACGTGCGCGTCGACGTAACCGAGCCGACCGGGCCGGACACGCACGTGTTCGCGCAGGTGAACGGCAAGCGGATCGTGAGCCGCGTGCATCCGGCCGCGAATCCGCAGCCGGGGCAGACGCAGTCGCTGCTGTTCGACGTGTCGAAGGCGGTGCTGTTCGATCCGGCGTCGGAAGAGCGGATCGCGTGA
- the trxB gene encoding thioredoxin-disulfide reductase — protein sequence MSTPKHAKVLILGSGPAGYTAAVYAARANLSPVLITGIAQGGQLMTTTDVENWPADAKGVQGPELMARFLEHAERFNTEIVFDHIHTAKLHEQPIRLIGDSGEYTCDSLIIATGASAQYLGLASEEAFMGKGVSACATCDGFFYRNQEVAVIGGGNTAVEEALYLTGIAKKVTVIHRRDKFRAEPILIDRLLEKEKEGVVDIKWDHVLDEVTGEDSGVTGLRIKNVKTGATEDLTVQGVFVAIGHKPNTDLFQGQLEMKDGYILTKSGLHGNATSTSVPGVFAAGDVQDNVYRQAITSAGTGCMAALDAQRFLESLHDKK from the coding sequence ATGTCCACGCCCAAACACGCCAAAGTCCTGATTCTCGGTTCCGGCCCCGCCGGCTACACGGCTGCCGTCTACGCGGCACGCGCCAACCTGTCCCCGGTGCTGATCACCGGCATCGCGCAGGGCGGCCAGCTGATGACGACGACCGACGTCGAAAACTGGCCGGCGGACGCGAAGGGCGTGCAAGGCCCGGAACTGATGGCTCGCTTCCTCGAGCACGCCGAGCGCTTCAACACCGAAATCGTATTCGACCACATCCACACGGCGAAACTGCACGAGCAGCCGATCCGGCTGATCGGCGACTCGGGCGAATACACGTGTGACTCGCTGATCATCGCGACCGGCGCGTCCGCGCAATATCTCGGCCTGGCTTCCGAGGAAGCATTCATGGGCAAGGGTGTGTCGGCCTGCGCGACCTGCGACGGCTTCTTCTATCGCAACCAGGAAGTCGCGGTGATCGGCGGCGGCAACACGGCCGTCGAGGAAGCCCTCTACCTGACGGGCATCGCGAAGAAGGTCACGGTGATCCACCGCCGCGACAAGTTCCGCGCCGAGCCGATCCTGATCGACCGCCTGCTGGAGAAGGAAAAGGAAGGCGTCGTCGACATCAAGTGGGATCACGTGCTCGACGAAGTGACGGGCGAGGATTCGGGCGTTACCGGCCTGCGCATCAAGAACGTGAAGACCGGTGCAACGGAAGACCTCACTGTGCAGGGCGTGTTCGTCGCGATCGGCCACAAGCCGAACACTGACCTGTTCCAGGGCCAGCTCGAGATGAAGGACGGCTACATCCTGACGAAGAGCGGCCTGCACGGCAATGCGACGTCGACCAGCGTGCCGGGCGTGTTCGCCGCCGGCGACGTGCAGGACAACGTGTATCGCCAGGCGATCACGAGCGCCGGCACGGGCTGCATGGCCGCGCTCGACGCGCAGCGCTTCCTCGAAAGCCTGCACGACAAGAAGTAA
- a CDS encoding replication-associated recombination protein A has protein sequence MSDLFQVEPRRPLAEALRPKTLAEVIGQTHLLGEGKPLRLAFESGKPHSMILWGPPGVGKTTLARLTALAFDCEFIALSAVLGGVKDIRESMEQAKDTLNRTGRHTILFVDEIHRFNKGQQDALLPFVESGLVTFIGATTENPSFEVNSALLSRAQVYVLQSLNDDEMRQLLKRAQEIALDGLAFDDKAIDTLIGYADGDARRFLNLLEQAQTAASSARVTTIDADFVSSAMTLNARRFDKGGDNFYDQISALHKSVRGSSPDGALYWFCRMIDGGADPKYLARRIVRMAWEDIGLADPRALQVANDAAETYERLGSPEGELALGQAVIYLACAAKSNAGYNAFNQAMAFVKQDKSREVPVHLRNAPTKLMKELGYGHAYRYAHDEPNAYAAGESYLPEGMREPRWYKPVPRGLESKIADKLAWLRELDREAGKKD, from the coding sequence ATGTCCGACCTGTTTCAAGTCGAGCCGCGCCGGCCGCTCGCCGAGGCGCTGCGGCCGAAGACGCTCGCCGAGGTGATCGGCCAGACGCATTTGCTGGGCGAAGGCAAGCCGCTGCGGCTCGCGTTCGAATCCGGCAAGCCGCATTCGATGATTCTCTGGGGGCCGCCCGGCGTCGGCAAGACGACGCTCGCGCGACTCACGGCGCTCGCGTTCGACTGTGAGTTCATCGCGTTGTCCGCGGTGCTCGGCGGCGTGAAGGACATCCGTGAGTCGATGGAGCAGGCGAAGGACACGCTGAACCGCACCGGCCGCCACACGATCCTGTTCGTCGACGAGATCCACCGCTTCAACAAGGGTCAGCAGGATGCGTTGCTGCCGTTCGTCGAGTCGGGGCTCGTGACCTTCATTGGCGCGACCACCGAGAACCCGAGCTTCGAAGTCAACTCGGCGCTGCTGTCGCGTGCGCAGGTGTACGTGCTGCAGTCGCTGAACGACGACGAGATGCGTCAACTGCTGAAGCGCGCGCAGGAAATCGCGCTCGACGGCCTCGCGTTCGACGACAAGGCGATCGATACGCTGATTGGTTACGCGGACGGTGATGCGCGGCGCTTCCTGAACCTGCTCGAGCAGGCGCAGACGGCCGCATCGTCGGCCAGGGTCACGACCATCGATGCCGATTTCGTCAGCAGCGCGATGACGTTGAACGCACGGCGCTTCGACAAGGGCGGCGACAACTTCTACGACCAGATCTCGGCGCTGCACAAGTCGGTGCGCGGTTCGAGCCCGGACGGCGCGCTGTACTGGTTCTGCCGGATGATCGACGGCGGCGCGGATCCCAAATATCTCGCGCGGCGGATCGTGCGGATGGCGTGGGAAGACATCGGCCTCGCCGATCCGCGCGCGCTGCAGGTCGCGAACGACGCGGCCGAGACCTACGAGCGGCTCGGTTCGCCCGAAGGCGAGCTGGCGCTCGGGCAGGCGGTGATCTATCTCGCATGCGCGGCGAAGAGCAACGCGGGTTACAACGCGTTCAACCAGGCGATGGCGTTCGTGAAGCAGGACAAGTCGCGCGAGGTGCCCGTGCATCTGCGCAATGCGCCGACCAAGCTGATGAAGGAGCTCGGCTACGGCCACGCATATCGCTACGCGCACGACGAGCCGAACGCCTATGCGGCCGGCGAGTCGTATCTGCCGGAAGGGATGCGCGAGCCGCGCTGGTACAAGCCGGTGCCGCGCGGGCTCGAATCGAAGATCGCCGACAAGCTCGCGTGGCTGCGCGAGCTCGACCGCGAGGCCGGCAAGAAGGACTGA